The nucleotide sequence CCGAGCAATGCCTGCAGGAACTGGCGCTCGACAGGATCCGCCTGTCGCACCCGGTGTTCCATGGCGACACGCTCTATGCCTACAGCGAGGTGCTGGAAGCGCGCGCGGCCGACCGCGACGACGCCGGCATCGTGCGCTTCCGGCACTACGGCCTGAACCAGGACGACAAGCTCTGCGTCGAGGCCGAGCGCACCGTGCTGCTCAAGCGAAAGAGCCATTGGGCGGGCCGGTGACGCAGGCTGCCCCCGCCGCCACCGGCGCGCTCGAAGGCCTGGTCGTGCTCGACCTCACGCGCATGCTGGCCGGCCCCTACGCCACCATGATGCTGGCCGACCAGGGCGCGCGCGTGGTGAAGATCGAGCCGCCCGGCGGCGACCCCACGCGCCGGACCGGCCCGCACCTGCCCGGCGCGCTGACCATCGCCGAAGGCGGTTTCGGTGGCTACTTCGCCTCGATCAACCGCAACAAGCAGTCGCTCGCGCTCGACCTCAAGCAGCCCGCCGGCAAGGCCGCGCTGCTGCGCATGGTGCGCGGCGCCGACGTGCTGGTCGAGAACTACCGCTGCGGCGTGATGGAACGGCTGGGCCTGGGCTACGAGGCGCTGATCGCCGAGAACCCGCGGCTGGTCTATGCCGCGATGCGCGGCTTCGGCGATCCGCGCAGCGGCCGGAGCCCCTACGCGGACTGGCCGGCCTACGACCCGGTCGCGCAGGCCATGGGCGGCATCATGGGCATCACCGGCCCGGTGCCCGCGGGTGCGCCGACCAAGATCGGACCGGGCGTCGGCGACCTGGTGCCCGCGACATTCCTCGCCTTCGGCATCGCCTCGGCCTGCTGGCGAGCGCAGCGCACCGGGCGCGGCCAATTCGTCGACGTGTCGATGGTCGATGCGGTGCTGGCGATCTGCGAGCGGCTGGTCTACCAGTACAGCGCCTCGCACGAGTCGCCGGGCCCCGAGGGCAACGGCCACCCGCTGCTGTGTCCGTTCGGACTGTTCCCCGCGAAGGACGGCCACGTGAGCCTCGGCGTGCCCAACGACCGCTTCTGGGTGCCGCTGGTGCAGCGCATGGGCCGGCCCGAGCTCGCGAGCGATCCGCGCTACGCGAGCAACGAGGCGCGCATGGCGCACCGCGCCGAAGTCGAGGCCCTGGTCGGCGAATGGACCGCGCGCCACACCAAGGCCGAGCTGTCGTCGCTGCTCGGCGCCGAGATTCCGTTCGGCCCGGTGTTCGATGCCCAGGACATCTTCGAGGACGCGCATTTCCGCGCGCGCGGGATGCTGGTGGAGACCGAGCAGCCGGGCGCCGCGCGCGCGCTGACCGTGGCCGGCACGCCGGTCCACATGAGCGACACGCCCGGCGGCGTGCACCGGCGCGCCCCGCTCACCGGCGAGCACAGCGACGCGGTGCTCCAGGGCTTCGGCTTCGCGCCGGCCGAGATCGCGGCGCTGCGCGCCGACCACGTCATCCACTGAAACCACTGCCCGAAGGAGACGAGTTCCATGCAAGAACGACCCCAGAGATTGCGCCGCTGCCAGCTGTCCGTGCCCGGCTCGAGCGAGAAGATGATGCAGAAAGCCGCCGGCATGGACGTCGATTTCGTCTTCCTCGATCTCGAGGATGCGGT is from Variovorax paradoxus and encodes:
- a CDS encoding CoA transferase; amino-acid sequence: MTQAAPAATGALEGLVVLDLTRMLAGPYATMMLADQGARVVKIEPPGGDPTRRTGPHLPGALTIAEGGFGGYFASINRNKQSLALDLKQPAGKAALLRMVRGADVLVENYRCGVMERLGLGYEALIAENPRLVYAAMRGFGDPRSGRSPYADWPAYDPVAQAMGGIMGITGPVPAGAPTKIGPGVGDLVPATFLAFGIASACWRAQRTGRGQFVDVSMVDAVLAICERLVYQYSASHESPGPEGNGHPLLCPFGLFPAKDGHVSLGVPNDRFWVPLVQRMGRPELASDPRYASNEARMAHRAEVEALVGEWTARHTKAELSSLLGAEIPFGPVFDAQDIFEDAHFRARGMLVETEQPGAARALTVAGTPVHMSDTPGGVHRRAPLTGEHSDAVLQGFGFAPAEIAALRADHVIH